From the genome of Mycobacterium dioxanotrophicus, one region includes:
- the frr gene encoding ribosome recycling factor: MIDETLFDAEEKMEKAVTVARDDLASIRTGRANPGMFSRINIDYYGSMTPITQLSSINVPEARLVVIKPYEASQLKPIEDAIRNSDLGVNPSNDGSVIRISIPQLTEERRRDLVKQAKSKGEDAKVSVRNIRRKAMEELSRIKKDGEAGEDEVGRAEKDLDKSTHTYTAQIDDLVKHKEGELLEV, from the coding sequence GTGATCGACGAGACTCTCTTCGACGCCGAAGAGAAGATGGAAAAGGCCGTGACGGTCGCGCGCGACGATCTCGCGTCGATCCGTACCGGGCGCGCCAACCCTGGCATGTTCTCCCGGATCAACATCGACTACTACGGCTCGATGACACCGATCACCCAGCTGTCGAGCATCAACGTGCCCGAGGCTCGCCTGGTGGTCATCAAGCCGTATGAGGCCTCGCAGCTCAAGCCGATCGAGGACGCGATCCGCAACTCCGACCTGGGCGTCAACCCCAGCAACGACGGCAGCGTCATTCGTATCTCCATTCCCCAGCTCACCGAGGAGCGTCGCCGCGACCTGGTCAAACAGGCCAAGAGCAAGGGCGAGGACGCCAAGGTGTCGGTGCGCAACATCCGCCGCAAGGCGATGGAAGAGCTCAGCCGCATCAAGAAGGACGGCGAGGCCGGCGAGGACGAGGTAGGACGCGCCGAGAAGGATCTCGACAAGTCCACCCACACCTACACCGCCCAGATCGACGACCTGGTCAAGCACAAAGAAGGCGAACTGCTGGAGGTCTAG
- the pyrH gene encoding UMP kinase translates to MADPNVAGQAAAPIRPLYTRVLLKLGGEMFGGGQVGLDPDVVHQVARQIAEIVRAGAQVAVVIGGGNFFRGAQLQQRGMERTRSDYMGMLGTVMNSLALQDFLEKEGIDTRVQTAITMGQVAEPYIPLRAVRHLEKGRVVIFGAGMGLPYFSTDTTAAQRALEIGAEVVLMAKAVDGVYTDDPRINPDAELITAISHREVIDRGLKVADATAFSLCMDNRMPILVFNLLTDGNIARAVAGEKIGTLVTT, encoded by the coding sequence ATGGCGGATCCGAATGTCGCCGGCCAGGCCGCAGCACCTATTCGCCCCCTCTACACGCGGGTTCTGCTGAAGCTCGGCGGTGAGATGTTCGGTGGTGGCCAGGTCGGCCTCGACCCCGACGTCGTGCACCAGGTGGCCCGCCAGATCGCCGAGATCGTCCGCGCCGGCGCCCAGGTCGCGGTCGTCATCGGCGGGGGCAACTTCTTCCGTGGCGCCCAGCTGCAACAGCGCGGCATGGAGCGCACCCGTTCGGACTATATGGGCATGCTCGGCACCGTGATGAACAGCCTTGCCCTGCAGGACTTCCTGGAGAAGGAAGGCATCGACACCCGCGTGCAGACGGCCATCACGATGGGCCAGGTCGCCGAACCGTACATCCCGCTGCGGGCCGTGCGACACCTGGAGAAGGGCCGCGTGGTCATCTTCGGCGCCGGCATGGGTCTGCCGTACTTCTCCACCGACACCACCGCTGCCCAGCGCGCGCTGGAGATCGGCGCCGAGGTGGTGCTGATGGCCAAGGCGGTCGATGGTGTGTACACCGACGATCCGCGCATCAACCCGGACGCCGAGCTCATCACCGCGATCAGCCACCGTGAGGTCATCGACCGCGGACTCAAAGTGGCCGATGCGACAGCATTCAGCTTGTGCATGGACAACCGCATGCCGATTCTCGTGTTCAACCTCCTCACCGACGGCAATATCGCTCGTGCGGTGGCGGGTGAGAAGATCGGAACACTGGTCACCACCTGA
- a CDS encoding class I SAM-dependent methyltransferase encodes MTSSQEAQEVFESAYRGQAPEFAGVRPPWSIGEPQPEIAALIAEGKFHGDVLDAGCGEAATALYLAEQGFTTVGLDQSPTAIELARAEAAKRGLTNASFDVADISSFTGYDGRFGTIVDSTLFHSMPVELREGYQQSIVRAAAPGASYFVLVFDKSTMGDTGPAHPVTEDELREIVGKYWVIDDVRPARIHANVPAAFANFADFAGTDIRDEGGDRKSVAAWLLQAHLG; translated from the coding sequence ATGACCTCATCACAAGAAGCCCAAGAAGTATTCGAATCCGCCTACCGCGGCCAGGCCCCCGAATTCGCGGGCGTCCGCCCTCCGTGGAGCATCGGTGAGCCGCAACCCGAGATCGCGGCGCTGATCGCCGAGGGCAAGTTCCACGGCGACGTGCTCGACGCCGGGTGCGGCGAGGCGGCCACCGCGCTGTACCTCGCCGAGCAGGGCTTCACCACGGTGGGGCTCGACCAGTCACCGACGGCCATCGAATTGGCCCGCGCCGAAGCCGCCAAGCGCGGGCTGACCAACGCGAGCTTCGACGTCGCCGACATCAGCTCGTTCACCGGCTACGACGGCCGCTTCGGGACCATCGTCGACAGCACGCTGTTCCACTCGATGCCCGTCGAGCTGCGCGAGGGTTACCAGCAGTCGATCGTGCGGGCCGCCGCGCCCGGTGCGTCGTACTTCGTGCTGGTATTCGACAAGTCGACCATGGGTGACACCGGCCCGGCCCATCCGGTCACCGAGGATGAGCTACGGGAGATCGTCGGCAAGTACTGGGTGATCGACGACGTCCGCCCGGCCCGGATCCACGCCAACGTGCCTGCCGCATTCGCCAACTTCGCCGATTTCGCGGGCACCGACATCCGCGACGAAGGCGGCGACCGCAAGTCGGTGGCCGCCTGGCTGCTGCAGGCGCACCTGGGCTGA
- a CDS encoding MarR family winged helix-turn-helix transcriptional regulator, with product MGDILADQPLGFLIYRVTAVLQPIVAARLQPLGLTLPEFVCLRVLSTAPGQSNAELARHINVSPQAMNNVLRGLQERGVVRRPASVASGRALPAELTPDGAALLKQAEAVVHTADVAALANLSADELHELKHLLARAVD from the coding sequence ATGGGTGACATCCTCGCCGACCAGCCGCTCGGATTCTTGATCTACCGCGTGACCGCGGTGCTGCAGCCGATCGTGGCCGCGCGGCTGCAGCCGCTGGGACTGACCCTGCCCGAATTCGTCTGCCTTCGAGTGCTCTCCACCGCCCCCGGGCAGTCCAACGCGGAGCTGGCCCGGCACATCAACGTCTCGCCGCAGGCCATGAACAACGTGCTGCGCGGGCTTCAGGAACGCGGCGTGGTGCGGCGGCCGGCCAGTGTGGCTTCCGGCCGCGCCCTGCCTGCCGAGCTGACGCCCGACGGCGCCGCCCTGCTCAAACAAGCCGAGGCCGTCGTCCACACCGCCGACGTGGCGGCGCTGGCCAACCTCAGCGCCGACGAACTACACGAACTCAAGCACCTACTCGCGCGCGCCGTCGACTGA
- a CDS encoding glycerate kinase produces the protein MKIVLAPDSFKESMTASEAVAAMRDGVLSVLPDAECVGVPMADGGEGTADAVVDALGGERIRVEVCDALGRPALAHYGFIPDSGLAVVEMAAASGLELIAPADRDVLRASTFGVGQLITSALDHGATDLLIGLGGSATNDGGTGMLTALGAMFYDADDAPLPPGGAALARLQRIELSGLDPRLAEVRIRIASDVTAPLLGEGGASAVFGPQKGATGADVDALETGLSRLVAVTESTLGVAHPERAGAGAAGGLGFGLMDFLGAECHPGVEMIAETVRLEQALTGADWVFTGEGSVDAQTMLGKTPFGVARAAARAGAKVVIFAGRVAPDADVLLANGVDRLVGITAAATPIEQALREGAQSLTRATAAVCRDIAG, from the coding sequence ATGAAAATCGTCCTCGCCCCGGACTCCTTCAAAGAGTCGATGACCGCGTCTGAGGCCGTCGCCGCGATGCGCGACGGCGTGCTGTCGGTATTGCCGGACGCCGAATGCGTCGGCGTGCCGATGGCCGACGGTGGCGAGGGCACCGCCGACGCCGTCGTCGACGCCCTCGGCGGTGAGCGCATCCGGGTGGAGGTCTGCGACGCACTGGGCCGCCCCGCACTCGCGCACTACGGCTTCATTCCCGACAGTGGCCTGGCGGTGGTGGAGATGGCCGCCGCGTCGGGACTGGAACTCATCGCTCCGGCCGATCGGGATGTGTTGCGGGCCAGCACCTTCGGCGTCGGACAACTCATCACCTCGGCACTCGACCACGGCGCCACCGATCTGCTGATCGGCCTCGGCGGCTCTGCGACCAACGATGGCGGCACCGGGATGCTCACGGCGCTGGGCGCGATGTTCTACGACGCCGACGACGCCCCGCTGCCGCCCGGTGGTGCTGCCCTGGCCCGGCTGCAGCGCATCGAGCTCTCCGGCCTCGACCCTCGACTGGCCGAGGTCCGGATCAGGATCGCCTCCGACGTCACCGCTCCCCTGCTCGGCGAGGGCGGTGCCAGCGCGGTTTTCGGGCCGCAGAAGGGCGCCACCGGGGCCGATGTCGACGCACTGGAGACCGGATTGAGCCGTCTGGTGGCAGTGACCGAGTCGACGCTGGGCGTGGCCCATCCCGAACGGGCCGGCGCCGGCGCGGCCGGCGGGCTGGGCTTTGGACTGATGGATTTTCTCGGCGCCGAATGCCATCCGGGAGTCGAGATGATCGCCGAGACCGTGCGGTTGGAGCAGGCGTTGACCGGCGCGGACTGGGTGTTCACCGGTGAGGGCAGCGTCGACGCCCAGACCATGCTGGGCAAGACACCGTTCGGGGTGGCGCGCGCCGCCGCGCGAGCCGGCGCCAAGGTGGTCATCTTCGCGGGGCGGGTAGCGCCAGACGCCGACGTGCTCCTCGCCAACGGTGTGGACCGACTCGTCGGGATCACCGCTGCGGCAACGCCTATCGAACAGGCGCTGCGTGAAGGCGCACAATCGCTCACCCGAGCGACGGCCGCCGTCTGCCGGGACATCGCCGGCTGA
- a CDS encoding DUF350 domain-containing protein has translation MTPDVSVVALSRDYWSVVGHGAAAIVLYTIVGIALMVLGFFVIDWTTPGPLRALVQAGRPNAAAITASGVISMALIVVLAIYSSSGDLVQGLITTLVFGLLGIAAQAVSVRLIEFAKGVDIGRVLAEEKFTPEVLVVTASYLAFGLIVAAAIL, from the coding sequence ATGACCCCTGACGTGTCCGTCGTCGCGCTCAGCCGTGACTACTGGTCGGTCGTCGGCCACGGCGCGGCCGCGATCGTGCTCTACACCATCGTGGGGATCGCGCTGATGGTGCTCGGCTTCTTCGTGATCGACTGGACCACACCGGGTCCGCTGCGCGCCCTGGTGCAGGCGGGTCGTCCCAACGCGGCGGCGATCACCGCGTCCGGGGTCATCTCGATGGCGCTCATCGTCGTGCTGGCGATCTACAGCTCCTCGGGTGATCTGGTCCAGGGCCTCATCACCACGCTGGTGTTCGGCCTGCTGGGCATTGCCGCACAAGCGGTCTCGGTGCGACTCATCGAATTCGCCAAGGGCGTCGACATCGGCCGGGTGTTGGCCGAGGAGAAGTTCACTCCCGAGGTGTTGGTGGTGACGGCCTCGTACCTGGCGTTCGGCCTGATCGTCGCCGCCGCGATCCTCTGA
- a CDS encoding glutathionylspermidine synthase family protein produces the protein MRRERHAPRPGWEDIVAAQGMCFGTPARDGSGAARPYWDESVHYVFDMDEVLSLEASVEVLHSMCLQAVEQVVLMERYRDFGLPEWSWEHVEKSWRRSDPHLYGRFDLRYDGRRPPVLLEYNADTPTTLLEASILQWYWKTDVFPADDQWNSLHEKLVERWGKIRDVLPGSETHFTWSSADASGEDNVTLAYIQECAAEAGMNTVGLAIEEIGYDEDLHRFVDLEEAPMSSIFKLYPWEWLLDDDFGQKAVDLLPSTMWVEPLWKTLLSNKAILAVLWEMFPGHPNLLPAYIDDPHELTEYVRKPKLGREGANINIVGAGYETETGGVYGEEGYVYQLLDPLPQFDDMRPALGAWIVGDESAGLGIRETSGLVTDDGAAFVPHRIPQ, from the coding sequence ATGCGCAGGGAAAGGCACGCCCCGCGGCCGGGGTGGGAAGACATTGTCGCCGCTCAGGGAATGTGTTTCGGCACCCCGGCGCGCGACGGGTCCGGCGCTGCCCGCCCGTACTGGGACGAGTCGGTGCACTACGTGTTCGACATGGACGAGGTGCTGTCGCTGGAGGCCAGCGTCGAGGTGCTCCATTCGATGTGCCTGCAGGCCGTCGAGCAGGTGGTGCTGATGGAGCGGTACCGCGACTTCGGGCTGCCGGAGTGGAGCTGGGAGCACGTCGAAAAGTCTTGGCGCCGAAGCGATCCGCACTTATACGGACGCTTCGACCTGCGATACGACGGGCGTCGGCCTCCGGTTCTGTTGGAGTACAACGCCGATACGCCGACCACGCTGCTGGAGGCCTCGATCCTGCAGTGGTACTGGAAGACCGACGTCTTTCCGGCCGACGATCAGTGGAACTCGTTGCACGAGAAGCTGGTTGAGCGCTGGGGCAAGATCCGGGACGTGTTGCCCGGCAGCGAGACGCACTTCACCTGGTCGTCGGCGGATGCGTCAGGAGAGGACAACGTCACGCTGGCCTACATCCAGGAGTGCGCTGCCGAGGCGGGGATGAACACCGTCGGCCTGGCGATCGAGGAGATCGGCTACGACGAGGACCTGCACCGGTTCGTCGACCTTGAGGAAGCCCCGATGTCGTCGATCTTCAAGCTATATCCCTGGGAATGGCTGCTCGACGACGATTTCGGGCAGAAGGCCGTCGACCTGCTGCCATCCACGATGTGGGTGGAACCGCTGTGGAAGACGCTGCTGAGCAACAAGGCGATCCTGGCCGTGTTGTGGGAGATGTTCCCCGGCCACCCGAACCTGTTGCCCGCCTACATCGATGACCCGCATGAGCTGACCGAGTACGTGCGCAAACCCAAGCTCGGCAGGGAGGGCGCCAACATCAACATCGTGGGCGCCGGCTACGAAACCGAGACCGGCGGCGTCTACGGCGAAGAGGGCTACGTCTACCAACTGCTGGACCCGCTGCCGCAGTTCGACGACATGCGCCCCGCGCTGGGCGCCTGGATCGTCGGCGACGAGTCTGCCGGGCTGGGTATCCGCGAGACCTCCGGGCTGGTCACCGATGACGGCGCCGCCTTTGTGCCACACCGAATTCCGCAGTGA
- a CDS encoding amidase has protein sequence MSRFSAFGDDALGEHDAVGLVEELRAGRVSAAELVEAAIARTEAVNPTLNGLAFEAFDRARARVAAPSRYGGYFDGVPSFIKDNVAVEGMPTMQGTDAWEPRPQRANGDFARAYLATGLVPLGKTQLSEFGFSASAEHPRLGPVRNPWNPDYTAGASSSGSAAFVAAGVVPIAHANDGGGSIRIPAACNGLVGLKPSRGRLPQDAEFRHMPLRIVSDGVETRSVRDTAAFYREMERVYRNPKLPPIGDVSRPGKQRLRIAVCTQSIVRDASPEMCEYTLKTAALLEELGHRVTPIGNPVPAQFKDDFLLYWAFLAYALVRGGKRSFGPSFDRDRLDHLTLGLEHLAGGHLYKLPVAITRLVRSRRITERLSNSYDVVLMPTLAETTLPIGRLDPTADYHQIIDRLIDWVAFTPLQNATGDPAISLPLAQTADGMPVGMMFSATLGREARLLELAYELEEARPWRRIQDPAPRRRKGTRKAP, from the coding sequence ATGAGTCGTTTCAGCGCCTTTGGCGACGACGCCCTCGGTGAGCACGACGCGGTTGGACTCGTCGAAGAACTGCGGGCCGGCCGGGTCTCGGCCGCCGAACTCGTCGAGGCTGCCATCGCCCGCACCGAGGCCGTCAACCCGACCCTGAACGGGCTGGCGTTCGAAGCGTTCGATCGCGCCCGTGCCCGGGTGGCCGCTCCGAGCCGCTATGGCGGCTATTTCGATGGCGTACCGAGCTTCATCAAGGACAACGTCGCCGTCGAGGGCATGCCCACCATGCAGGGCACCGACGCGTGGGAGCCGCGACCGCAGCGCGCCAACGGCGACTTTGCGCGGGCCTACCTCGCCACAGGCCTTGTGCCGCTGGGCAAGACGCAGTTGTCCGAGTTCGGCTTCAGCGCGTCGGCCGAGCACCCGCGGCTCGGACCGGTACGCAACCCATGGAATCCCGACTACACCGCCGGTGCGTCCTCATCGGGTTCGGCGGCCTTCGTCGCGGCCGGGGTGGTGCCCATCGCGCACGCCAACGACGGCGGCGGCTCGATCCGGATCCCGGCCGCCTGCAACGGTTTGGTGGGACTCAAACCGTCCCGCGGCCGGTTGCCCCAGGACGCCGAATTCCGCCACATGCCGCTGCGGATCGTTTCCGACGGTGTCGAAACCCGCTCGGTGCGTGACACCGCGGCGTTCTACCGGGAGATGGAGCGGGTGTACCGCAACCCCAAGCTGCCGCCGATCGGCGATGTCAGCCGTCCCGGCAAGCAACGGCTGCGCATCGCGGTCTGCACGCAGTCCATCGTCCGCGACGCCAGCCCGGAGATGTGCGAATACACCCTCAAGACAGCGGCGCTGCTCGAAGAACTCGGCCACCGGGTCACTCCCATCGGCAATCCCGTGCCGGCCCAGTTCAAGGACGACTTCCTGCTGTACTGGGCGTTTTTGGCCTATGCCCTGGTGCGCGGCGGGAAACGGAGCTTCGGGCCGAGCTTCGACCGCGACCGGCTGGACCATCTGACCCTCGGGCTCGAACATCTGGCCGGCGGCCATCTGTACAAGCTGCCGGTGGCCATCACCCGATTGGTGCGCTCCCGCCGGATCACCGAACGGCTGTCGAACAGCTACGACGTGGTCCTCATGCCGACGCTGGCCGAGACCACGCTGCCGATCGGCCGTCTCGACCCGACGGCCGACTATCACCAGATCATCGACCGGCTCATCGACTGGGTGGCTTTCACGCCTTTGCAGAACGCCACCGGTGACCCGGCCATCTCGCTGCCGTTGGCCCAGACCGCCGACGGGATGCCGGTCGGCATGATGTTCTCGGCGACCCTCGGCCGCGAAGCGCGCCTGCTGGAGCTGGCCTACGAACTCGAAGAAGCCCGGCCGTGGCGGCGCATTCAAGACCCCGCTCCGCGGCGCCGAAAAGGTACCCGAAAAGCGCCGTAG
- the tsf gene encoding translation elongation factor Ts, producing the protein MANYTAADVKRLRELTGAGMLDSKNALVEAEGDFDKAVELLRIKGAKDVGKRAERATAEGLVAAKDGALIELNSETDFVAKNAEFQALADLVVAAAAASKATDVEALKAAKAGDTTVEQAIADLSAKIGEKLELRRVAYFDGTVETYLHKRAADLPPAVGVLVEYTGASEEAAHAVALQIAALKAKYLTREDVPEDLVANERRIAEETARNEGKPEQALPKIVEGRVTGFYKDAVLLDQPSVSDSKKTVKALLDEAGVTVTRFARFEVGQA; encoded by the coding sequence ATGGCTAACTACACCGCCGCCGACGTCAAGCGGCTTCGGGAGCTGACCGGTGCCGGCATGCTCGACTCCAAGAACGCGCTGGTCGAGGCCGAAGGCGATTTCGACAAGGCTGTCGAACTGCTGCGTATCAAGGGGGCCAAGGACGTCGGCAAGCGCGCTGAGCGCGCCACCGCCGAGGGCCTGGTCGCCGCCAAGGACGGCGCCCTGATCGAGCTCAACTCGGAGACCGACTTCGTCGCCAAGAACGCCGAATTCCAGGCGCTGGCCGATCTCGTCGTCGCGGCTGCCGCGGCGTCGAAGGCCACCGACGTCGAGGCGCTCAAGGCCGCCAAGGCCGGCGACACGACCGTCGAGCAGGCCATCGCTGACCTGTCGGCGAAGATCGGCGAGAAGCTCGAGCTGCGTCGGGTCGCCTACTTCGACGGCACCGTGGAGACCTACCTGCACAAGCGTGCGGCGGACCTGCCGCCGGCCGTCGGTGTGCTGGTCGAGTACACGGGCGCTTCGGAAGAGGCTGCGCACGCCGTGGCGCTGCAGATCGCCGCGCTGAAGGCCAAGTACCTCACCCGTGAGGACGTGCCGGAGGACCTGGTGGCCAACGAGCGCCGCATCGCCGAGGAGACTGCCCGCAACGAGGGCAAGCCCGAGCAGGCGCTGCCCAAGATCGTCGAGGGTCGTGTCACGGGCTTCTACAAGGACGCCGTGCTGCTCGATCAGCCGTCGGTGTCGGACAGCAAGAAGACCGTCAAGGCCCTGCTCGACGAGGCCGGTGTGACCGTGACCCGGTTCGCCCGCTTCGAGGTCGGCCAGGCCTAG
- the rpsB gene encoding 30S ribosomal protein S2, giving the protein MAVVTMKQLLDSGAHFGHQTRRWNPKMKRFIFTDRNGIYIIDLQQTLTYIDKAYEFVKETVAHGGSVLFVGTKKQAQESIADEATRVGMPYVNQRWLGGMLTNFSTVHKRLQRLKELEAMEQTGGFEGRTKKEILMLTREKNKLERSLGGIRDMQKVPSAIWVVDTNKEHLAVNEAIKLGIPVIAILDTNCDPDQVNYPIPGNDDAIRSAALLTKVIASAVAEGLQARAGQGGAKQDAEGAEPLAEWEQELLAGATAAPAEGGAEGAPASESSTDAS; this is encoded by the coding sequence ATGGCTGTTGTAACCATGAAGCAGCTGCTCGACAGCGGCGCACACTTCGGGCATCAGACCCGACGCTGGAACCCCAAGATGAAGCGGTTCATCTTCACCGACCGCAACGGCATCTACATCATCGACCTGCAGCAGACGCTGACCTACATCGACAAGGCGTACGAGTTCGTCAAGGAAACCGTTGCCCACGGTGGCAGCGTCCTGTTCGTCGGCACCAAGAAGCAGGCGCAGGAGTCCATCGCCGATGAGGCCACCCGCGTCGGCATGCCGTACGTGAACCAGCGCTGGCTGGGCGGCATGCTCACCAACTTCTCCACCGTGCACAAGCGCCTGCAGCGCCTCAAGGAGCTCGAGGCCATGGAGCAGACCGGTGGCTTCGAGGGTCGCACCAAGAAGGAAATCCTCATGCTCACGCGTGAGAAGAACAAGCTTGAGCGCAGCCTCGGCGGTATTCGCGACATGCAGAAGGTGCCATCGGCCATCTGGGTCGTCGACACCAACAAGGAGCACCTGGCGGTCAACGAGGCCATCAAGCTGGGCATCCCGGTCATCGCGATCCTCGACACCAACTGCGACCCCGACCAGGTCAACTACCCGATCCCGGGCAACGACGACGCGATCCGCTCGGCAGCTCTGCTGACCAAGGTGATCGCCTCCGCGGTTGCCGAGGGCCTGCAGGCCCGCGCCGGCCAGGGTGGGGCCAAGCAGGACGCCGAAGGTGCCGAGCCGCTCGCCGAGTGGGAGCAGGAACTGCTCGCCGGGGCGACCGCGGCCCCCGCCGAGGGCGGTGCCGAAGGTGCTCCCGCATCTGAATCATCCACTGACGCTTCCTGA
- a CDS encoding M23 family metallopeptidase translates to MMRLAAVLAVTALAWPGTARAEGARLQWPVTPRPTVTRAFDAPAPNWNRGHRGVDLAGTAGQPVYAAGPGTVVFAGILAGRPLVSIAHTGGLHTSYEPVLATVRRGQVVTSGQLLGELVAGHAGCPVAACLHWGAMWGPAARADYVDPLGLLADTSIRLKPLGP, encoded by the coding sequence ATGATGAGGCTGGCTGCGGTGCTGGCGGTCACCGCACTCGCCTGGCCGGGCACCGCACGCGCCGAAGGCGCGCGGCTGCAGTGGCCGGTGACACCGCGGCCCACGGTGACCCGCGCGTTCGACGCACCGGCGCCGAACTGGAACCGCGGTCACCGCGGGGTCGACCTCGCCGGCACGGCGGGACAACCCGTCTACGCCGCAGGCCCGGGCACCGTGGTGTTCGCGGGGATTCTCGCCGGTCGGCCCCTGGTGTCCATCGCTCATACCGGCGGCCTGCACACCAGCTACGAACCGGTGCTCGCCACGGTGCGGCGCGGACAGGTGGTCACCTCCGGGCAGCTGCTCGGCGAGCTGGTGGCGGGCCACGCCGGCTGCCCGGTGGCCGCGTGCCTGCACTGGGGTGCGATGTGGGGGCCCGCCGCGCGGGCCGACTACGTCGATCCGCTGGGACTACTGGCCGACACCTCCATCCGACTCAAGCCGCTCGGCCCGTGA
- a CDS encoding TIGR03621 family F420-dependent LLM class oxidoreductase, with protein MTTAAAAHRDRPMRFGLHTALPRGRDFTEFAVGVEQSGFDVLTIPDHLVASMSPFVSAATACAVTSSLHTGTLVLNNDLRHPVDTARETASLAALSGGRFELGLGAGHMRSEYDAAGLKFDPGATRVDRLIESVEVIRPLLAGAAVDVDGAHYCVRADAGQLVAPPGVDVPLLIGGNGTRVLQLAGRAADIAGLAGFSHSHDATEVRLTHFDPTGLLDRIGVVRDAAGDRFDAVELNALLQFVVHTADPAPTAAELAGPFGVPADLLLESPFVLLGSYEQMAEALADRQRRFGISYWTVFDAWPGRESALGHLAEVIKLLR; from the coding sequence ATGACCACTGCAGCGGCAGCACACCGCGACCGACCGATGCGTTTCGGTCTGCACACCGCGCTGCCCCGGGGACGTGATTTCACCGAATTCGCGGTCGGTGTCGAGCAATCCGGGTTCGACGTACTGACGATTCCCGACCATCTCGTGGCGTCGATGTCCCCCTTCGTCAGTGCCGCGACGGCATGCGCGGTGACGTCCTCGCTACACACCGGCACCTTGGTGCTCAACAACGACCTCCGCCACCCGGTCGACACCGCGCGGGAAACCGCAAGCCTGGCAGCGCTTTCCGGCGGCCGGTTCGAGTTGGGCCTGGGTGCCGGCCATATGAGATCCGAATATGACGCGGCCGGCCTGAAATTCGATCCCGGCGCCACCCGGGTGGATCGGCTGATCGAGTCGGTCGAGGTGATCCGCCCGCTACTGGCCGGCGCGGCCGTGGACGTCGACGGCGCGCACTACTGCGTGCGGGCAGACGCGGGTCAGCTCGTCGCGCCGCCGGGAGTCGATGTTCCTCTGCTGATCGGCGGAAACGGCACGCGCGTGCTGCAATTGGCGGGCCGGGCAGCCGATATCGCGGGTCTGGCCGGTTTCAGTCACAGCCACGACGCCACCGAGGTGCGGCTGACCCACTTCGATCCCACCGGCCTGCTGGACCGGATCGGCGTCGTTCGTGACGCCGCGGGTGACCGCTTCGACGCCGTCGAACTCAATGCACTGCTGCAGTTCGTCGTGCACACCGCGGACCCAGCTCCCACCGCAGCCGAGCTCGCCGGGCCGTTCGGCGTTCCGGCGGACCTGCTGCTGGAATCCCCGTTCGTCCTGCTCGGCAGCTACGAGCAGATGGCCGAAGCGCTGGCGGACCGGCAGCGCCGCTTCGGGATCAGCTACTGGACCGTGTTCGACGCGTGGCCGGGCCGCGAATCGGCGCTCGGGCACCTGGCCGAGGTGATCAAGCTGCTGCGTTAG